Proteins from one Desulfovibrio sp. X2 genomic window:
- a CDS encoding sugar phosphate isomerase/epimerase, with amino-acid sequence MRLCFVNLPLRYAERHPEYLEHFLAHGLCPELGIDAYAVDRLGRDWHERVAERLRAAGLAAAVHLPFDDLRPASTDPLAANAARRRILGALDVARIYGPRHMVGHPGLTEPNLPEQEDEQRASALATWNAVCDAWPGHPPLFLENTFDKTPDRLAALVAALRAAGRDVGVCFDAGHWHSFSRGSANRDLDRWFAALGPHIRHLHLHDNSGAADEHLGLGQGAIPWEQYLGLLAALPERPTATLEPHTAEALDHSLAFLRQHAERLASLIRGVD; translated from the coding sequence GTGAGGCTCTGCTTCGTCAACCTGCCCCTGCGCTACGCCGAGCGGCACCCGGAATATCTCGAGCACTTCCTCGCCCACGGCCTCTGCCCCGAACTCGGCATAGACGCCTACGCCGTGGACCGCCTCGGCCGCGACTGGCACGAACGCGTGGCCGAGCGTCTGCGCGCCGCGGGCCTCGCCGCCGCCGTGCACCTGCCCTTCGACGACCTGCGCCCGGCCAGCACCGATCCCCTGGCCGCAAACGCCGCGCGCCGCCGCATCCTGGGCGCCCTCGACGTCGCCCGCATCTACGGCCCGCGCCACATGGTCGGCCATCCCGGGCTCACCGAGCCCAACCTGCCGGAGCAGGAGGACGAGCAGCGCGCCTCGGCCCTCGCCACCTGGAACGCGGTCTGCGACGCCTGGCCCGGCCACCCGCCGCTCTTTCTCGAGAACACCTTCGACAAGACGCCCGACCGCCTCGCCGCCCTGGTCGCCGCCCTGCGCGCCGCGGGCCGCGACGTGGGCGTCTGCTTCGACGCGGGCCACTGGCACAGCTTCAGCCGCGGCAGCGCAAACCGGGACCTCGACCGCTGGTTCGCCGCGCTCGGCCCCCACATCCGCCACCTCCACCTGCACGACAACTCCGGCGCGGCCGACGAGCACCTCGGCCTCGGCCAGGGCGCCATCCCCTGGGAACAGTACCTCGGCCTCCTGGCCGCGCTGCCCGAGCGCCCCACAGCCACCCTCGAGCCCCACACCGCCGAAGCCCTCGACCACAGCCTCGCCTTCCTGCGGCAGCATGCCGAGCGGCTGGCCTCGCTCATCCGCGGCGTGGACTAG
- a CDS encoding M14/M99 family metallopeptidase, with protein MPASCLLSAAFLLVLALLSAVPSQAKSYVFFQGTQYPLAVYILKGLQPGPTVMVQGGIQGDEVSGFLTAETLSRAHVRRGTLIVVPRANIPSISRRVRAVNVDLNRRFDQPYDDYYEDALARVIRLLLARSDAFIHLHEGSGFYSPTWINAERNPKRWGQSVIIDAGIYQKTLHLSNMVESVLTRLNPHVRPASYRFALFNTETFAPNSPYGPEMRKSLTCYALKEHRIPALAIEVSKDIRPLDWKVREQLRAAVMFLEKFGIRLDLPPLKGVSFEHFADRPPEIRINGQTFKPGATIEAVAGEPLRVEVVRGSGDPFFHANPALFADGRLSLDLTKTDASLFSQVKRLDMRADGNELGSVEVRYTPARSAAGNTGQTPVFEVWHNGRLEEVASGQTMQAVEGDQMLVAGVRPQAGNGRAEIINIKGIVTRVGENTGQDADTDVVLDSGLFMPRYLQRGPDGLPRIQVCRETPGARPAAFYVSLAPRRVAGIRLDGPNGQTAMLPFRPGAGCRLQPGTWTLSEAWSNGSQDRLVALVDGLPLAFGESFTLGMGSSVSLEILQAATFKPLGRMTLAPAAMASLATKAGS; from the coding sequence TTGCCCGCATCCTGTCTTCTTAGCGCCGCGTTCCTCCTGGTGCTCGCGCTGCTGTCCGCGGTCCCGAGCCAGGCAAAGTCCTACGTCTTCTTCCAGGGGACGCAGTATCCACTCGCCGTCTACATCCTCAAGGGCCTGCAGCCCGGCCCCACGGTCATGGTCCAGGGCGGCATCCAGGGCGACGAGGTCTCCGGCTTCCTGACCGCGGAGACCCTCTCCCGGGCCCACGTGAGGCGCGGCACCCTGATCGTCGTGCCCCGCGCCAACATCCCCTCCATCAGCCGCCGCGTCCGCGCCGTGAACGTGGACCTCAACCGTCGCTTCGACCAGCCCTACGACGACTACTACGAGGACGCGCTCGCCCGCGTCATCCGCCTGCTGCTGGCGCGCAGCGACGCCTTCATCCACCTGCACGAGGGCTCCGGCTTCTACAGCCCCACCTGGATCAACGCCGAGCGCAACCCCAAGCGCTGGGGGCAGAGCGTGATCATCGACGCCGGCATCTACCAGAAGACCCTGCACCTCTCGAACATGGTCGAGAGCGTGCTCACCCGGCTGAACCCCCACGTCCGGCCCGCCAGCTACCGCTTCGCCCTCTTCAACACCGAGACCTTCGCCCCCAATTCGCCCTACGGCCCGGAGATGCGCAAGTCGCTGACCTGCTACGCGCTCAAGGAGCACCGCATCCCGGCCCTGGCCATCGAGGTCAGCAAGGACATCCGGCCCCTGGACTGGAAGGTGCGCGAGCAGCTGCGCGCCGCGGTCATGTTCCTCGAGAAGTTCGGCATCCGCCTCGACCTGCCGCCGCTCAAGGGCGTCTCCTTCGAGCACTTCGCGGACAGGCCGCCCGAGATCCGCATCAACGGCCAGACCTTCAAGCCCGGCGCGACCATCGAGGCCGTGGCGGGCGAGCCCCTGCGCGTGGAGGTCGTGCGCGGCTCGGGCGACCCGTTCTTCCACGCCAACCCCGCGCTCTTCGCCGACGGCCGCCTGAGCCTGGACTTGACCAAGACCGACGCCTCGCTCTTCAGCCAGGTCAAGCGGCTGGACATGCGCGCCGACGGGAACGAGCTCGGCAGCGTCGAGGTCCGCTACACGCCGGCCCGGTCCGCCGCCGGAAACACGGGCCAGACGCCCGTCTTCGAGGTCTGGCACAACGGCCGCCTGGAAGAGGTCGCCTCCGGCCAGACCATGCAGGCCGTGGAAGGCGACCAGATGCTCGTCGCGGGCGTGCGGCCTCAGGCGGGCAACGGACGCGCCGAGATCATCAACATCAAGGGCATCGTCACCCGCGTGGGCGAGAACACCGGCCAGGACGCCGACACCGACGTGGTGCTCGACTCCGGCCTCTTCATGCCCCGCTACCTGCAGCGCGGCCCGGACGGCCTTCCCCGCATCCAGGTCTGCCGCGAGACCCCGGGCGCGCGCCCGGCCGCCTTCTACGTCAGCCTCGCCCCGCGCCGCGTGGCCGGGATCAGGCTCGACGGCCCGAACGGCCAGACCGCCATGCTGCCCTTCCGCCCGGGTGCAGGCTGCCGCCTGCAGCCCGGCACCTGGACCCTGTCCGAGGCCTGGAGCAACGGAAGCCAGGACAGGCTCGTGGCCCTGGTCGACGGCCTGCCCCTGGCCTTCGGCGAGAGCTTCACCCTGGGCATGGGCTCCTCCGTGAGCCTGGAGATCCTTCAGGCCGCCACCTTCAAGCCCCTGGGCCGCATGACCCTGGCCCCGGCCGCCATGGCCTCCCTGGCCACGAAAGCCGGGTCGTAG
- a CDS encoding L,D-transpeptidase family protein, producing MRTTCAALAVIGVLLLGVVSAGAFDLTLEDSPDVPPYFVAVSKDTQTFLAFGHHSPLTLLTKLTCTTGQEMGDKVKEGDLKTPEGVYFIEHKLAKGLDYDVYGGLAFTLDYPNPIDRLKGKTGRGIWVHGRGHPINPRETQGCVALNIGDLHRLEASLEPGTPVVIATDVRVSDTPGEFSREAKELVDRVHKWAEAWSNRDDAFFSFYDQKDYTEPGAPTFKAFRDNKERIFAAKPWIDVACFDLHALRGPDYWVTWFGQYYRTDSTTFQGEKRLYWQKDSKGRWVIVGVEYAPAAKDYEALYLQQSTRDVGKMLDAWRRSWEHADLKSYARWYVPSAVQDGRQGLLAIMDQKKELWEKNAPKKVAISGVKVSLDRGGLKVVFRQDYQSASGYSDSGYKTLVVQPSAIGWRIVSETWSAKEPS from the coding sequence ATGAGAACAACGTGCGCGGCGCTGGCGGTGATCGGGGTCCTCCTCCTCGGCGTGGTCTCGGCGGGAGCCTTCGACCTGACCCTGGAGGACAGTCCCGACGTCCCTCCCTACTTCGTGGCCGTCTCCAAGGACACCCAGACCTTTCTCGCATTCGGGCACCATTCGCCCCTGACCCTGCTCACCAAGCTCACCTGCACCACCGGCCAGGAGATGGGGGACAAGGTCAAGGAGGGTGACCTCAAGACGCCCGAAGGCGTCTATTTCATCGAACACAAGCTCGCCAAGGGGCTCGACTACGACGTCTACGGCGGCCTGGCCTTCACCCTGGACTACCCGAACCCCATCGACCGCCTGAAGGGCAAGACCGGGCGGGGCATCTGGGTGCACGGCCGCGGGCATCCCATCAACCCGCGCGAGACCCAGGGCTGCGTGGCCCTGAACATCGGGGACCTGCACCGCCTCGAGGCCAGCCTCGAGCCGGGAACGCCCGTGGTCATCGCCACGGACGTGCGCGTCAGCGACACCCCGGGCGAGTTCTCCCGCGAGGCCAAGGAGCTCGTCGACCGCGTCCACAAGTGGGCCGAGGCCTGGTCCAACCGCGACGACGCCTTCTTCTCCTTCTACGACCAGAAGGACTACACCGAGCCGGGCGCCCCCACCTTCAAGGCCTTCCGTGACAACAAGGAACGCATCTTCGCGGCCAAGCCCTGGATCGACGTGGCCTGCTTCGACCTGCACGCCCTGCGCGGCCCGGACTACTGGGTGACCTGGTTCGGCCAGTACTACCGCACGGATTCCACCACCTTCCAGGGCGAGAAGCGCCTCTACTGGCAGAAGGACTCCAAGGGCCGCTGGGTCATCGTGGGCGTGGAGTACGCCCCGGCCGCGAAGGACTACGAGGCCCTCTACCTGCAGCAGTCCACCAGGGACGTCGGCAAGATGCTCGACGCCTGGCGCAGGTCCTGGGAGCACGCGGACCTGAAGAGCTACGCCCGCTGGTACGTGCCCTCCGCCGTGCAGGACGGCCGCCAGGGCCTGCTCGCGATCATGGACCAGAAGAAGGAGCTCTGGGAGAAGAACGCGCCGAAGAAGGTGGCCATCTCCGGGGTCAAGGTGAGCCTCGACCGCGGCGGGCTCAAGGTCGTCTTCCGCCAGGACTATCAGAGCGCCTCCGGCTACTCGGACTCCGGCTACAAGACCCTCGTCGTCCAGCCCTCGGCCATCGGCTGGCGCATCGTCAGCGAGACATGGTCGGCGAAGGAGCCGTCGTAA
- the pyrE gene encoding orotate phosphoribosyltransferase yields the protein MNTTKGTLARLLYAKSYIEGEITLTSGKKSDYYFDCKQTALHPEGSWCIGTLFLEMLKDTDVQGVGGMTLGADPLVSSVTVLSHLASRPLPGFIVRKEAKGHGTGRFLEGLGNFTPGMKVAMLEDVVTTGGTLIKACERVRDAGLEIVAVCAILDREEGGRENLAKAGYDLKSIFTRAELVRLARA from the coding sequence ATGAACACGACCAAGGGCACTCTGGCCCGCCTGCTCTACGCGAAATCGTACATCGAGGGCGAGATCACCCTCACTTCCGGCAAGAAGAGCGACTACTACTTCGACTGCAAGCAGACCGCGCTGCATCCCGAAGGCTCGTGGTGCATCGGCACCCTGTTCCTCGAGATGCTGAAGGACACCGACGTGCAGGGCGTGGGCGGCATGACGCTCGGCGCCGATCCGCTCGTCTCCTCGGTCACGGTCCTCTCCCACCTGGCCTCGCGCCCCCTGCCCGGGTTCATCGTGCGCAAGGAGGCCAAGGGACACGGCACCGGCCGTTTCCTGGAGGGGCTCGGCAACTTCACGCCGGGCATGAAGGTGGCCATGCTCGAGGACGTCGTGACCACCGGCGGCACGCTGATCAAGGCGTGCGAGCGCGTGCGCGACGCCGGGCTCGAGATCGTCGCGGTCTGCGCCATCCTCGACCGCGAGGAAGGGGGCAGGGAGAATCTGGCCAAGGCTGGTTACGACCTCAAGTCCATCTTCACCAGGGCCGAGCTCGTCCGCCTGGCCCGGGCCTAG
- the purB gene encoding adenylosuccinate lyase translates to MIDRYTRPAMGAIWTLENKFRAWLEVELAVCEAWHRLGVIPAEAMADIRGKADFDVERILEIEETTRHDVIAFLTAVEEKVGPSARFIHLGCTSSDIVDTANGLLLTRAGEMILAAVDKLLAVLKDFAYANRGRLCMGRTHGIHAEPTSYGLKMAGFYAEFARHRERFAQALAGIRVGKISGAVGTYAFLSPEMEEIALEILGLSVDPVSTQIIQRDRHAHYFTALACMAGGVERLCVELRHLQRTEVREVEEGFAKGQKGSSAMPHKKNPISAENMTGLSRLIRTNALASLENQALWHERDISHSSVERVIMPDSTILMDYVLHRLAGLVKGLRIIPENIEKNLKASMGLYFSQRVLLALVESGLPRQEAYVMVQKVAMHCWENHVQFPDAVRADPDISKRLGAAALDELFDPGYYLRFEDAIFGRVFEGHFSGGR, encoded by the coding sequence ATGATCGATCGTTACACCCGCCCCGCCATGGGGGCGATCTGGACCCTCGAAAACAAGTTCCGCGCCTGGCTCGAGGTCGAGCTGGCCGTGTGCGAGGCCTGGCACCGCCTGGGCGTGATCCCGGCCGAGGCCATGGCCGATATCCGCGGCAAGGCCGACTTCGACGTGGAGCGCATCCTCGAGATCGAGGAGACCACGCGCCACGACGTCATCGCCTTCCTCACGGCGGTGGAGGAGAAGGTCGGCCCCTCGGCCCGCTTCATCCACCTCGGCTGCACCTCCTCCGACATCGTGGACACGGCCAACGGCCTGCTGCTCACCCGCGCGGGCGAGATGATCCTCGCGGCCGTGGACAAGCTGCTCGCGGTGCTCAAGGATTTCGCCTACGCCAACAGGGGGCGGCTGTGCATGGGCCGCACCCACGGCATCCACGCCGAGCCCACCTCCTACGGCCTGAAGATGGCCGGCTTCTACGCCGAGTTCGCGCGCCACCGCGAGCGCTTCGCGCAGGCGCTGGCCGGAATCCGCGTGGGCAAGATCTCCGGCGCCGTGGGCACCTACGCCTTCCTCTCGCCCGAGATGGAGGAGATCGCCCTTGAGATCCTCGGCCTTTCCGTGGACCCGGTCTCCACCCAGATCATCCAGCGCGACCGCCACGCCCACTACTTCACGGCCCTGGCCTGCATGGCCGGAGGCGTGGAGCGGTTGTGCGTCGAGCTTCGCCACCTGCAGCGCACCGAGGTGCGCGAGGTGGAGGAGGGCTTCGCCAAGGGGCAGAAGGGCTCCTCGGCCATGCCGCACAAGAAGAATCCCATCTCCGCCGAGAACATGACCGGGCTCTCGCGCCTCATCCGCACCAACGCCCTGGCCTCGCTCGAGAACCAGGCCCTGTGGCACGAGCGCGACATCAGCCACTCCTCGGTGGAGCGGGTCATCATGCCCGACTCGACCATCCTCATGGACTACGTGCTGCACCGCCTCGCCGGACTGGTGAAGGGGCTGCGCATCATCCCGGAGAACATCGAGAAGAACCTCAAGGCCTCCATGGGGCTCTACTTCTCGCAGCGCGTGCTGCTGGCCCTGGTGGAGAGCGGACTGCCGCGCCAGGAGGCCTACGTGATGGTCCAGAAGGTGGCCATGCACTGCTGGGAGAACCACGTACAGTTTCCCGATGCCGTGCGCGCCGACCCGGACATCTCGAAACGCCTGGGGGCCGCCGCCCTTGATGAACTCTTTGATCCCGGCTACTATCTGCGCTTCGAGGACGCCATATTCGGACGCGTTTTCGAGGGTCATTTCTCGGGGGGACGATGA
- a CDS encoding FmdB family zinc ribbon protein, translating to MPIYEYECPACGKVFEEWNKSFDDVESPCECGATAHRIVSNTAFVLKGSGWYVTDYCGKKASSSGTGGSSGETSGNASDGASGSGNGDGAKAAKEPASSSSSSSAGSAPAASAGTGAA from the coding sequence ATGCCCATTTACGAATACGAATGTCCTGCCTGCGGCAAGGTCTTCGAGGAGTGGAACAAGAGCTTCGACGACGTCGAGTCGCCGTGCGAGTGCGGCGCCACGGCGCACCGCATAGTCTCCAACACCGCCTTCGTGCTCAAGGGCTCTGGCTGGTACGTGACCGACTACTGCGGCAAGAAGGCCTCGTCCTCCGGGACGGGCGGCTCGTCGGGCGAGACCTCGGGCAATGCCTCCGACGGCGCTTCCGGCAGCGGAAACGGCGACGGCGCCAAGGCCGCCAAGGAGCCTGCGTCCTCCTCCTCTTCTTCGTCCGCGGGCAGCGCGCCAGCGGCCTCCGCGGGCACAGGCGCAGCCTGA
- a CDS encoding HD domain-containing protein, with protein sequence MLDRDAALALVRANIPDLSLFQHCLASEAVLRSLADRLGQDETLWALTGLLHDLDYATTKDDPARHGLAAADMLAAELPGEALQAIRAHNAEHTGVAPESALDFALRCGETVTGLITAAALVRPTKLEGLAASSLKKKMKDKAFARTVNRETIKECDRLGLELADFLNLAVAAMQGVAPDVGLA encoded by the coding sequence ATGCTCGACCGCGACGCTGCCCTGGCGCTCGTGCGCGCCAATATCCCCGACCTGAGCCTGTTCCAGCACTGCCTGGCCTCCGAGGCCGTCCTGCGCTCCCTGGCCGACCGCCTGGGCCAGGACGAGACGCTCTGGGCCCTGACGGGCCTGCTGCACGACCTCGACTACGCCACGACCAAGGACGATCCGGCGCGCCACGGCCTCGCGGCCGCGGACATGCTCGCGGCCGAGCTGCCCGGAGAGGCGCTGCAGGCCATCCGCGCCCACAACGCCGAGCACACGGGCGTGGCGCCCGAGAGCGCGCTCGACTTCGCGCTGCGCTGCGGCGAGACCGTGACCGGCCTGATCACGGCCGCGGCCCTGGTCCGGCCCACCAAGCTCGAGGGGCTCGCCGCCTCGAGCCTCAAGAAGAAGATGAAGGACAAGGCCTTCGCGCGCACCGTGAACCGCGAGACGATCAAGGAATGCGACCGCCTGGGGCTCGAGCTCGCGGACTTCCTGAACCTCGCCGTGGCCGCCATGCAGGGCGTGGCCCCGGACGTCGGCCTGGCCTAG
- a CDS encoding class I SAM-dependent rRNA methyltransferase translates to MQDTDSTTPPPAAPDETPRWAKTLILKKGEERRLRIGHLWLFSNEVDTRRTPLKGLTPGEAVRIEDSRGDFVANGYANPGSLIAARLVSRRPSEFLDEDLLRRRLGQALALRERLFSAPFYRLCYAEGDFLPGLVVDRYGDVLVVQLGTAGMERARDLVVETLMGLVKPRAVLLKNDSQARAYEGLPEYVETAYGTVPDEVEVEENGARYTAPLASGQKTGWFYDQRLNRARLAAYAGGASVLDLFSYVGSFGVLAALSGASSVTCVDGSARALDAARESAERNGVAGRVRTVEADVFAAMEALQAEGRTFDVICLDPPAFIKHRKDQAKGEQAYVKANREAMKLLSEDGVLMTCSCSQHLEAEALRRVVLRAAGQNRASAQILEQGHQGPDHPVNPAMPETNYLKSFVCRILR, encoded by the coding sequence ATGCAAGACACCGACTCCACCACCCCGCCCCCCGCCGCGCCCGACGAAACGCCCCGTTGGGCCAAGACCCTCATCCTCAAGAAAGGCGAGGAGCGCAGGCTGCGCATAGGCCACCTCTGGCTCTTCTCCAACGAGGTGGACACCAGGCGCACGCCGCTCAAGGGGCTCACGCCCGGCGAGGCCGTGCGCATCGAGGACAGCCGGGGGGACTTCGTGGCCAACGGCTACGCCAATCCCGGCTCGCTCATCGCGGCCCGCTTGGTCAGCCGCAGGCCCTCGGAATTCCTGGACGAGGACCTTTTGCGCCGCCGCCTGGGCCAGGCCCTGGCGCTGCGCGAGCGCCTCTTTTCCGCGCCCTTCTACCGCCTGTGCTACGCCGAGGGCGACTTCCTGCCCGGCCTCGTGGTCGACCGCTACGGCGACGTGCTCGTGGTCCAGCTCGGCACCGCGGGCATGGAGCGGGCCAGGGACTTGGTGGTCGAGACCCTCATGGGGCTCGTGAAGCCGCGCGCCGTGCTGCTCAAGAACGACTCGCAGGCGCGGGCCTACGAGGGGCTGCCCGAGTATGTGGAGACCGCCTACGGGACCGTGCCCGACGAGGTGGAGGTGGAGGAGAACGGGGCGCGCTACACGGCCCCCCTGGCCAGCGGGCAGAAGACCGGCTGGTTCTACGACCAGCGCCTGAACCGCGCCCGCCTCGCGGCCTACGCCGGGGGCGCCTCGGTCCTGGACCTCTTCTCCTACGTGGGCTCCTTCGGTGTGCTGGCCGCGCTCTCGGGCGCGTCGTCCGTGACCTGCGTGGACGGCTCGGCCCGCGCCCTGGACGCGGCGAGGGAGAGCGCGGAGCGAAACGGCGTGGCCGGGAGGGTGCGGACCGTGGAGGCGGACGTCTTCGCGGCCATGGAGGCGCTGCAGGCCGAGGGGCGGACCTTCGACGTCATCTGCCTGGACCCGCCCGCCTTCATCAAGCACAGGAAGGACCAGGCCAAGGGCGAGCAGGCCTACGTGAAGGCCAACCGCGAGGCCATGAAGCTCCTGTCCGAGGATGGCGTGCTCATGACCTGCTCCTGCTCGCAGCACCTGGAGGCCGAGGCCCTGCGCCGGGTGGTGCTGCGCGCCGCGGGCCAGAACCGGGCGAGCGCCCAGATCCTGGAGCAGGGGCACCAGGGGCCGGACCACCCGGTGAATCCGGCCATGCCCGAGACGAACTACCTGAAGTCCTTCGTCTGCAGGATACTGCGGTAA
- the ychF gene encoding redox-regulated ATPase YchF produces the protein MSLSVGIVGLPNVGKSTIFNALTRAQNAESANYPFCTIEPNKAVVPVPDERLLKLSELVNPQKIVHATVDFIDIAGLVKGASQGEGLGNKFLANIRETQAILHVVRCFENDDVVHVSGKVDPLGDIEVIETELILADMQTLENRIDRLEKQAKGDKTLRPMIEVGKVLAEHLGRGEPAATFPGRDEERAEALLKELRLITDKRVIYCANVDEAGLSEDNEHAARVRELAAARGAEFVKVAAKVEEELIGLSDEEAREFLESYGAVESGLGQIIRTGYHALGLISFFTAGPKEVRAWTVRAGSKAPQAAGVIHTDFERGFIRAEVIAYDDYLAQRSEAACRTAGVLRTEGKEYVVKDGDVMHFLFNV, from the coding sequence ATGTCCCTGAGCGTCGGCATCGTCGGCCTGCCCAACGTCGGCAAGTCCACCATATTCAACGCCTTGACCCGCGCCCAGAACGCCGAGTCCGCCAACTATCCCTTCTGCACCATCGAGCCCAACAAGGCCGTGGTGCCCGTGCCGGACGAGCGGCTCCTGAAGCTCTCCGAGCTCGTGAACCCGCAGAAGATCGTCCACGCCACCGTGGACTTCATCGACATCGCAGGCCTGGTCAAGGGCGCGAGCCAGGGCGAGGGCCTGGGCAACAAGTTCCTGGCCAACATCCGCGAGACCCAGGCCATCCTGCACGTGGTGCGCTGCTTCGAGAACGACGACGTGGTCCACGTCTCAGGCAAGGTCGATCCGCTGGGCGACATCGAGGTCATCGAGACCGAGCTCATCCTGGCCGACATGCAGACGCTTGAGAACCGCATCGACCGCCTGGAGAAGCAGGCCAAGGGCGACAAGACCCTGCGCCCCATGATCGAGGTCGGCAAGGTCCTGGCCGAGCACCTGGGGCGCGGCGAGCCCGCCGCCACCTTCCCCGGCCGTGACGAGGAGCGCGCCGAGGCGCTCCTGAAGGAGCTCCGCCTGATCACGGACAAGCGCGTCATCTACTGCGCCAACGTGGACGAGGCCGGGCTCTCCGAGGACAACGAGCACGCGGCCCGCGTGCGCGAGCTGGCAGCCGCGCGCGGCGCCGAGTTCGTCAAGGTCGCGGCCAAGGTCGAGGAGGAGCTGATCGGGCTCTCCGACGAGGAGGCACGCGAGTTCCTGGAATCCTACGGCGCGGTGGAGTCCGGCCTCGGCCAGATCATCCGCACCGGCTACCACGCCCTGGGCCTTATCTCGTTTTTCACCGCCGGGCCCAAGGAGGTCCGCGCCTGGACCGTGCGCGCGGGTTCCAAGGCCCCGCAGGCCGCGGGCGTCATCCACACGGACTTCGAGCGCGGCTTCATCCGGGCCGAGGTCATCGCCTACGACGACTACCTCGCGCAGCGCTCCGAGGCCGCCTGCCGCACCGCGGGCGTGCTGCGCACCGAGGGCAAGGAGTACGTGGTCAAGGACGGCGACGTGATGCACTTCCTGTTCAACGTCTAG
- a CDS encoding RNA methyltransferase, translated as MTRRDDAIELAGLAVVLVGTRFPENVGAVARACLNMGADDIRLVSPEMWDIEKAAPMATVHARHLLEAVRLFPDLPSALADCREAYATTARLGGWRRAPEMPDEAAESVARSLAAGDRVALVFGPEDKGLSNEDTSRCTHLVTVPTASQGRSLNLAQATLLLLWECLCARRAQAREADEAAEAAAPRTISMKERELLVERVKEAMLALDVLHGDNPDYFLLPMRRLLARASVTRREFDMLMGICRQIGWLAARAKGQDAPS; from the coding sequence ATGACGCGCCGCGACGACGCGATCGAGCTGGCCGGGCTGGCCGTGGTGCTCGTGGGCACCCGCTTTCCCGAGAACGTGGGCGCCGTGGCCCGGGCCTGCCTGAACATGGGCGCGGACGACATCCGCCTCGTGTCGCCCGAGATGTGGGACATCGAGAAGGCCGCGCCCATGGCCACGGTGCACGCGCGCCACCTGCTCGAGGCCGTGCGCCTCTTCCCGGACCTCCCCTCGGCCCTGGCCGACTGCCGCGAGGCCTACGCCACCACGGCGAGGCTCGGCGGCTGGCGCCGCGCGCCAGAGATGCCGGACGAGGCGGCCGAGTCCGTGGCCCGCTCCCTGGCCGCAGGCGACCGCGTGGCCCTGGTCTTCGGCCCGGAGGACAAGGGGCTGTCCAACGAGGACACCTCGCGCTGCACCCACCTCGTGACCGTGCCCACGGCGAGCCAGGGGCGCTCCCTGAACCTCGCGCAGGCCACGCTGCTGCTCCTCTGGGAGTGCCTGTGCGCGCGCCGGGCGCAGGCGAGGGAGGCGGACGAGGCGGCGGAGGCGGCCGCCCCGCGCACCATCTCCATGAAGGAGCGCGAACTGCTCGTCGAGCGCGTCAAGGAGGCCATGCTGGCCCTGGACGTGCTGCACGGCGACAACCCGGACTACTTCCTGCTGCCCATGCGCCGCCTGCTGGCCCGCGCCTCCGTCACCCGCCGCGAGTTCGACATGCTCATGGGCATCTGCCGCCAGATCGGCTGGCTGGCCGCCCGCGCCAAGGGCCAGGACGCCCCCTCCTGA
- a CDS encoding BON domain-containing protein, protein MPRTRQIITFIVCLALLSLAFGCASTKTSESTGQYIDDSTITTKVKAAILKDPMLKSMQIGVETYKGDVQLSGFVDNEAMVDRAGVVARGVAGVREVHNNLVVR, encoded by the coding sequence ATGCCCCGCACGCGTCAGATCATCACCTTCATTGTCTGCCTGGCCTTGCTTTCCCTCGCCTTCGGCTGCGCGAGCACCAAGACGAGCGAGAGCACGGGCCAGTACATCGACGACTCCACGATCACGACCAAGGTCAAGGCCGCGATCCTGAAGGATCCCATGCTCAAGTCCATGCAGATCGGCGTGGAGACCTACAAGGGCGACGTGCAGCTCTCGGGCTTCGTGGACAACGAGGCCATGGTGGATCGCGCCGGAGTGGTCGCCAGGGGCGTGGCCGGCGTGCGCGAGGTGCACAACAATCTCGTGGTGCGATGA